The DNA window TAAGGAAAGCAGCGCTACTATTGTCTACTGCTTCTTCAACTCCAAATAAAGCATCGACTCCTTTAATTTCATAAGGTTGACTAACACGCTTCTTCAGACTCATGGCAACGTCTCCAAACTTTGAGCAATCTGTTTGAGAATAGTGACAGATGGATGCTTAAAATTATAAAGTGCTAACGGTATATGCTCTTGGGCTGCATCAGCAAAAGCTACGGATCGAGGAATAGCTGGATAAATGGTACCAATCTTAGATAGAAAATTAGTAATTGACTGTAAGCTTTGGGAGCCTTGTCCAGTTCGGTTATCGTACATGGTTGGAACTACTCCAGCAATCTGTAATTTTCGATTTGCCCGAGAACGGACACGCGCAATCGTTGTTAACAATAGTTCTGTTCCTTTTAGAGCTTTATATTCAGTTTGAATAGGAATGAGTACGTGTGTGGCTGCTACCAAGCTAATATAGCTAAGAATACCGAGACTTGGTGGACAATCAATTAAAATGAATTGGTATTGTGCGATAACTGGTTCAAGAGCCTCCTTTAGTCGAATATCTCGCATATCTGCGACAACAAGTTCTAATTCTGCGCCACTTAAGTTGATGTTCGCGGGGGCCATATCCATACCATGTATATTCTGATGAATTGGTAATGGTTCTTCTCCCAGAATAGCTTCATAAACTGTCTTACCTAGTTCAGATGGCTCTAATCCCATAAAAGTAGTTAGTGAAGCCTGGGGGTCCATATCCACTAATAAAACGCTTTGCTGACTTTGAGCCAAATGGTAGCCTAAATTCATTGTCAGAGTAGTTTTGCTGACACCACCCGACTGATTAAAAACTGCAATGACTTTGCTCATTAACTAAACAGAAATAATAAAGACATCAACTTAACAATATCGGTATCAGTCACATACTGGCAAAAGAAACTTACATTCAGTAGACCGAACTTTAACATTTCAACTATGATTTTGCCCTTTCTATTATTATTGCTAACTTTTTCAGTCTCCAAGCAATGGTTTATCTGGTGTCAGCCCCACTGCCCCGGCTTTTAAGCTTGAACTAGGGTGAGTTTTCAATGACACTAATATTGAATATCTAATTTAGTATTTATGTACTAGAATAGCTAAACTCCCAGTATTATAATAATGTGCGGCATCTGATCATAAGCAATGTCCACTCCCCCTAATCTTTCCCCTCAACAAGTAAGCGCCTTTCCTCAACACGAAACAATCACCGGAGTCGTAGAACGCCTAACTTTTTACTCTGCTGAGTCAGGTTACACCGTGGCAAGACTGACTCGCCCACGTAGCACCGAACTCACAACAATCGTTGGCAGCTTTGCTAACATCCAGCCAGGGCAGACTTTACAGCTAATTGGTTTCTGGCGTGACCATCCACAATTTGGGCCACAGTTCCAAGTCATCAATTATCAAGAAACCAAACCAGCCACTCTCACCGGAATTGAGAAATATTTAGGCAGTGGACTCATAAAAGGTGTTGGGCCAGTAACAGCCAAACGCATCGTATGATACGTCAACGTTTGGAAAATCCTGTTGGCACTGACATTGAGCGTGTGCGTGATTGGATTGACCGCTTTACAGCCAGCCGGAAAATCCAGCTTTCAGAACAGCAACGCCGAGCTGTAGAAACAGCAGCGTACTCCAAAATCATGATTCTCACTGGTGGCCCTGGCGTTGGAAAGACCTTCACAACTCACACCATTGTCAGCCTGTGGAAAGCAATGGGTAAATCCATAGCCTTATGTGCACCCACTGGACGGGCTGCTCAACGCTTAGGTGAAATGACTGGGCTGGAAGCCAAGACGATACATCGCTTGTTAGAATTTGACCCCCGCTCAATGGGCTTTAAGCGCGATAGCGAAAATCCTTTACCCCACACAGCAATTATCGCTGATGAAGCATCGATGCTTGATTTGTTTCTGGCTTACTCGTTGCTTAAAGCAGTATTGGCTGGCGCTTTACTGTTGTTGGTGGGTGATATTGACCAGTTACCATCTGTGGGGCCAGGTCAAATACTTGCTGATCTGATTAATTCTGGTCGTGTGCCAGTAGTGCGGTTGACCCAAGTATTCCGTCAAGCTAAAACTTGTGCAATTATCACTGCTGCTCACCAAATCAACAGGGGACAGTATCCCACGATTGAACCAATTTCTGACAATCCTGTGTCTGACTGTATTTGGCACGGCGGTGGTCATCAGCCTGAACATGGTGTACAGGCAATCTGCGAGTTGATTACCGATTTGATTCCACGCTTAGGTTTTAATCCTGCCACTGATGTCCAAGTGCTTTGCCCGATGACACGGGGAGTAATCGGGACTCGTAACCTGAACACAGTATTGCAGCAGTTGATCAACCCACCCAGCCCCAACAAGGTGGAGATTAATAGAGGTGGGAATTTGTTACGCGAGGGCGATGTCTGCGACAAGCCGCTAAGAGCGTCTACGCATTATCCAGTTGACCAACGACTACAACCGCGAAGTCTTCAACGGTGACTTAGGAATTATCCTCACCATTGATACTGTCGAGCAGGAAGTTGCAGTGCAATATGGTGAGCGGACTGTGGTTTACGATTACGCTGACCTCAATGAAATTGCGCTAGCGTGGTGCGTGACTATTCATAAAAGTCAGGGGTCAGAATATCCGGTGGTGATTCTGCCAATCTATATGCAGCATTATATGATGTTGACTCGGAACCTGTTTTACACTGGGCTTACCCGTGCCAAGAAGTTAGCGATCGTGGTTGGCGCAAAAAAAACGATATCTCTGGCGGTGCGCTCTACTGATGACCAACGGCGGTATACACGGTTACAGCAGAGGTTACTTCAGGCAGGACTGAATTGATATGCTTTGGCTATTATAATAATTCGTAATTCGTAATTAAGTTTTGTGATGGGGATTTAGACCCCGACCCAAAACTTGCTTATTTTTTGAACTGCGGGATTTAAACCCACGGTACTCGGTTAAAAATAGAAAATTTTAATGAGCTATTTGATTTATACTTTTAAATCCCCTGGTTTAAAAAAGTCGAAAAGTTTGTATGTCCAGCCTGAGTTCCGACATGGTTCGCATCTATTTGCAAGAAATTGGTCAGTATCCTTTATTAAAGCCAGAGGAAGAAATCGCTTATGGTAGACAGGTACAAGAAATGATTGCCATTGAGCAATCTAAAAATGAACTCACCCAACAGCTAGACCGTGAACCAACTTTGACTCAATTAGCTAATGCTGTCGAAAAAACCGAAGCACAAGTCCGAGCAGCACTACACCTTGGCCAAAAAGCCAAACAAAAAATGGTAACAGCTAACCTGCGATTGGTAGTATCTGTTGCCAAGAAATACTAGAACCGCAATTTGGAATTTCTAGATTTGATCCAAGAAGGAGCGATCGGTTTACAACGGGGTATAGAAAAGTTTGATCCCAACCGGGGCTATAAGCTATCAACCTACGCCTACTGGTGGATTAGTCAAGCTATAACCAGAGCAATAGCAGAACAATCGCGCACTATTAGATTGCCTGTTCACCTCACTGAAATACTTAATAAAATTAAAAAAGTGCAGCGAGAAAGCTTTCAAAAACTTGGTCGTCATGCTAGTGCTGAAGAAGTGGCTGCATCATTAAACATCAGCCCAGATAAGCTTCGAGAATATCTCAGTGCTTCTCGCACAGCCATCTCTTTGAATAAACAAGTCGGAGACGAGAAAGAGACAGAATTGGGCGAAATTTTAGCAGACGTTAGCGCTTCACCAGAAAAACTGCTCACCCAAGAACTTCTATCGCAAGACGTAGCTAAATTCTTAGAACCATTGACACCTATACAGCGTCAAGTGTTGACTTTAAGCTTTGGGCTAGAGAACGATCAGCATTTCAATCTCGCTCAGATTGGGCAACAGCTAAACCTCAGCCGAGAACGGATTCGTCAAATCCAGGTCAAAGCTATAAGTATTCTCCGCCATCGACAAAACGACATGCAAGAGTATTTATTTGAATGAACCATTATGTAAAAATAAGTTGTACAAATTTCAGTAGACCGAAAAGTTTGGCGTAGCTGACACTAGGGTTAAGATAGGCGGAAAGCATTAGTGTATAAGCTTTTTAGCTATTGTTTTTAGATAAATCATCCAAGTCATGTTTGCTTCTTGTTAAACAAACCTGTAACAAAAGAATAAGGGCTTTAGTTTTGTCATTGGCATACTACAAACCTTGGTTTTAGGTAAATTTGTACTATTTTGCCCCTGGTGTCAGCTACGCTATATCTGCCCCCTCTTGTTTGAGCGAAAAATAAGCTGATGTATTTACTTAGATACATCAGCTTTTAACTTATCCCAAGATTTCAATCACAGCCGCTAGAATAGCTGGTGCTTTGTCTGAAACTGGAATGAATACCCGCTTTTGCCAGTTGATGATCTCGGTGAAGCAACCCACAGCTAAGAGTCGCTCTGCCAGTGAGATAGCATTAACCAGTTCTATGCGAGCTTCATTAGCAACGAAAGAACGTCGCAAGGTTACACCACCTGGCAACTGCTGTGTATATCTCTCGTTGAGTACCAGTGAGACAAGTTCTTCTGGAGAAAGCACTTGGTTCCTTAGTCCAAGTTG is part of the Nostoc sp. UHCC 0926 genome and encodes:
- a CDS encoding ParA family protein encodes the protein MSKVIAVFNQSGGVSKTTLTMNLGYHLAQSQQSVLLVDMDPQASLTTFMGLEPSELGKTVYEAILGEEPLPIHQNIHGMDMAPANINLSGAELELVVADMRDIRLKEALEPVIAQYQFILIDCPPSLGILSYISLVAATHVLIPIQTEYKALKGTELLLTTIARVRSRANRKLQIAGVVPTMYDNRTGQGSQSLQSITNFLSKIGTIYPAIPRSVAFADAAQEHIPLALYNFKHPSVTILKQIAQSLETLP